The following are from one region of the Paenibacillus bovis genome:
- a CDS encoding FecCD family ABC transporter permease, which translates to MSGIRKWYPLILIVSAPLLVALTISISILYGAKDMDAQTIIQALFHFDPNQIDHQIIMQSRLPRAIGTILIGAFLAVSGALMQGMTRNYLASPSIMGVSDGSVLMITLCMILLPGSSSLTMIVYSLIGSAIGAGIVFGLAWLLPNGTSPVRMAILGTIIGTFMSGVAEAAATYFQVSQSVSFWYNARLDQIDPVMIRMIIPFAIVGLLLALILARSITVLSMGDEIAAGLGQRTGLVKGLSMLAVVLLTGVSVALAGKIAFVGLLVPHMTRYLVGTDYRRVIPCCALFGGIFLGWCDILSRWVNAPFETPIGVITALFGVPFFLYLIRRKGGKTNEN; encoded by the coding sequence ATGAGCGGCATCCGTAAATGGTATCCGCTGATCCTGATAGTGAGCGCTCCCCTTCTGGTGGCGCTCACTATTTCCATTTCTATCCTGTATGGTGCCAAGGATATGGATGCTCAGACGATTATCCAGGCATTATTCCATTTTGATCCGAATCAAATCGATCACCAGATCATTATGCAGTCCCGGCTGCCGCGTGCGATCGGTACGATACTGATCGGGGCGTTTCTGGCTGTCTCGGGCGCATTGATGCAAGGCATGACACGTAACTATCTGGCTTCGCCGTCGATTATGGGAGTCTCGGATGGCTCGGTATTGATGATTACGCTGTGTATGATTCTGCTGCCGGGTTCTTCTTCGCTGACGATGATCGTGTATTCGCTGATCGGATCGGCGATAGGAGCCGGTATTGTATTCGGGCTGGCCTGGCTGCTGCCAAACGGCACATCACCGGTACGGATGGCGATACTAGGTACGATTATCGGTACATTTATGAGCGGAGTGGCGGAAGCGGCTGCAACGTATTTTCAGGTATCCCAATCGGTGAGCTTCTGGTACAATGCCCGGCTGGATCAGATCGATCCGGTAATGATTCGGATGATTATTCCATTTGCTATCGTAGGGCTGCTGCTGGCGTTGATATTGGCTCGTTCGATTACCGTGCTATCCATGGGTGACGAGATCGCGGCGGGGCTGGGTCAGCGAACCGGTCTGGTCAAAGGATTATCCATGCTCGCTGTGGTGCTGCTGACCGGCGTGTCTGTAGCATTGGCAGGCAAGATTGCTTTTGTCGGTCTGCTGGTGCCGCATATGACCCGTTATCTGGTCGGAACAGATTATCGCCGGGTCATCCCATGCTGTGCGCTGTTTGGAGGGATTTTCCTCGGTTGGTGCGATATTTTGAGCCGCTGGGTCAATGCTCCGTTCGAGACGCCGATTGGCGTGATTACCGCTTTGTTCGGTGTCCCATTCTTCCTTTACCTGATTCGCCGGAAAGGAGGGAAAACCAATGAGAATTGA
- a CDS encoding FecCD family ABC transporter permease, which produces MRIDSIRRLLLVVCGLLLLILTTFYISLTNGTFDLSVGDIVKTLLRINPVAAHDLVIFDFRLPRIVLAILIGLGLGIAGAVIQGVTRNGLADPGMLGINAGASMAVVLFMLIFKHSLELTGWLAFMAMPLFGLCGGVAAVILIFWFARSNGRLEPQQLILVGIAVSSGFSAITLYLSLKMNPDDFEAAAVWLAGSLHSANWQYITAMLPWLLILIPYIWRKSSLLDVMQLHDETALSLGVPLTAQRQRLILAAVGLVAACVSVSGGIGFVGLIAPHIARRLVGLHHSRLLPISGLVGMLMVVLGDLIGKTIFAPAQLAAGIVISIIGVPYFVYLLFRSRT; this is translated from the coding sequence ATGAGAATTGATTCTATACGGCGTCTGCTGCTGGTTGTATGCGGTCTGCTGCTGCTCATCCTGACGACATTTTATATCAGTCTGACCAATGGTACATTCGATTTGTCGGTCGGGGATATTGTAAAGACGCTGCTGCGTATCAATCCGGTAGCAGCACATGATCTGGTAATCTTTGATTTCCGATTGCCCCGAATCGTGCTGGCGATATTGATCGGACTGGGGCTTGGCATTGCAGGAGCGGTTATTCAGGGCGTTACCCGTAACGGTCTGGCCGATCCGGGAATGCTCGGTATCAATGCCGGAGCGAGTATGGCTGTGGTGCTGTTTATGCTGATCTTCAAGCATTCACTGGAGCTTACCGGCTGGCTCGCTTTTATGGCGATGCCGCTGTTTGGATTATGCGGAGGAGTCGCGGCAGTGATCCTGATTTTCTGGTTTGCCCGGAGCAATGGACGTCTGGAGCCGCAGCAGCTGATTCTGGTCGGTATAGCGGTAAGTTCGGGATTCTCGGCCATCACGTTATATCTGTCTCTGAAAATGAATCCGGATGATTTTGAAGCGGCAGCCGTCTGGTTGGCAGGGAGTCTGCATAGTGCCAACTGGCAGTATATTACTGCCATGCTGCCTTGGCTGCTGATTCTGATTCCGTATATCTGGCGCAAATCGTCACTGCTTGACGTGATGCAGCTGCACGACGAGACGGCGCTCAGTCTGGGCGTGCCATTAACTGCTCAGCGTCAGCGATTGATCCTCGCTGCAGTGGGGCTGGTCGCAGCCTGCGTATCTGTATCGGGAGGCATCGGCTTTGTCGGTCTGATCGCTCCGCATATTGCCAGACGGCTCGTCGGACTACACCATTCCCGGCTGCTGCCGATTAGCGGACTGGTCGGCATGTTGATGGTCGTGCTCGGTGATCTGATTGGCAAGACGATCTTTGCGCCGGCTCAGCTGGCAGCAGGGATTGTAATCTCGATTATTGGCGTGCCTTATTTTGTGTATTTGCTGTTCCGCAGCCGGACATAA
- a CDS encoding Cof-type HAD-IIB family hydrolase, with amino-acid sequence MSEQSIIFFDIDGTLLDHNKEIPASTKKAIFDLRERGHEVAIATGRAPFMFEDIRKELEIDTYVSYNGQYVVLRGEVIYTNPLNPDALKTLTERAIEKENPIVYMDADDMHSNVPEEHEYITTSIKTLQVGKFPSFDPAYYQNREIYQCLLFCLEGAEQQYEADFKDFDFIRWHPMSVDVLPAGGSKANGISKITDKLGFPKERQYAFGDGLNDVEMLKQIYNSVAMGNGEEEAKAAARHVTKNVDEDGILHGLQMVGLLD; translated from the coding sequence ATGTCTGAACAGAGCATTATTTTCTTCGATATTGACGGAACCCTGCTGGATCATAACAAAGAAATTCCCGCTTCCACCAAAAAGGCTATCTTCGATCTGCGTGAACGTGGACACGAAGTAGCAATTGCTACCGGACGCGCGCCTTTTATGTTTGAAGATATTCGCAAAGAGCTGGAGATCGACACCTATGTCAGCTATAACGGACAGTATGTGGTGCTGCGCGGTGAAGTCATTTACACCAATCCGCTTAACCCGGATGCACTCAAGACGCTGACCGAACGCGCGATCGAAAAAGAAAATCCGATCGTCTATATGGACGCGGATGATATGCATTCCAATGTACCGGAAGAGCATGAATATATTACGACCAGTATCAAAACATTGCAGGTTGGCAAATTCCCAAGCTTTGACCCTGCGTATTACCAGAATCGGGAGATTTACCAGTGCCTGCTGTTCTGCCTAGAAGGTGCGGAGCAGCAGTATGAAGCGGATTTCAAAGACTTTGACTTTATCCGCTGGCATCCGATGTCGGTCGATGTACTGCCTGCCGGCGGTTCCAAAGCCAACGGCATTTCCAAAATCACCGACAAGCTGGGATTCCCGAAGGAACGCCAGTATGCTTTTGGCGATGGACTGAACGATGTAGAAATGCTCAAGCAGATCTACAACAGCGTTGCTATGGGTAACGGTGAAGAGGAAGCCAAAGCAGCTGCCAGACATGTTACCAAAAATGTAGATGAAGATGGCATTCTGCATGGTCTGCAAATGGTTGGACTGCTGGATTAA
- a CDS encoding nucleobase:cation symporter-2 family protein — protein sequence MENKVHGGRIFSLGLQHVLAMYAGAILVPLLVGRALNLTGEQLSYLVAIDLLTCGIATLLQAWKTRYLGIGLPVMLGSSFVAITPMIGIGNQYGLGAIYGAIIAAGLFVAVFAGWFGKMIKLFPPVVTGTVVVVIGLSLIPTGIKNMAGGATSPEFGSLNNLLLSFGVLALILVINRFFTGFMRSLSVLIGIVAGTIAAALMGKVNLAAVSEASWFHLPQFFAFGMPEFRIAPILTMIIVCMVIIVESTGVFLALGRVCDQKLTPQDMTRGYRTEGIAIVLGGLFNAFPYNTFAQNVGLVELSQVKTRNVIVMASGILVVLGLVPKIAALATVIPAAVLGGATVVLFGMVVASGIRMLTEVNFQEQRNLLIVACSISLGIGATVVPELFAGLPSALRIIVSDGTITGSLSAILLNLFLQAPSRRGRQATAAKTIEPVETTVIREQISG from the coding sequence ATGGAGAACAAGGTGCACGGAGGAAGAATTTTCTCATTGGGACTGCAGCATGTACTGGCGATGTACGCCGGAGCAATTCTGGTGCCGCTGCTCGTTGGACGAGCTCTTAATCTGACGGGAGAGCAGCTGTCCTATCTGGTAGCTATCGATCTGCTCACCTGCGGAATCGCTACGCTGCTGCAGGCATGGAAAACCCGTTATCTGGGGATCGGATTGCCTGTGATGCTGGGCAGCTCCTTTGTCGCTATTACGCCGATGATTGGTATCGGTAACCAGTATGGTCTGGGCGCGATCTACGGTGCGATTATCGCAGCGGGTCTGTTTGTAGCCGTTTTTGCCGGATGGTTTGGCAAAATGATCAAATTGTTCCCGCCGGTCGTGACGGGTACAGTCGTTGTAGTTATCGGTCTCTCTCTAATCCCTACCGGTATCAAAAATATGGCAGGCGGCGCGACCAGTCCCGAATTCGGCAGTCTGAACAATCTGCTGCTTTCCTTTGGCGTACTGGCACTTATTCTGGTGATTAATCGATTCTTCACCGGATTTATGCGCTCACTGTCGGTATTGATCGGGATTGTAGCCGGTACGATAGCCGCTGCCCTGATGGGCAAAGTAAACCTGGCAGCGGTCAGCGAAGCGTCCTGGTTCCATCTGCCGCAGTTTTTTGCCTTTGGCATGCCGGAGTTCCGGATTGCTCCGATTCTGACGATGATTATCGTATGTATGGTCATTATCGTTGAATCGACCGGCGTGTTTCTCGCTCTCGGACGTGTCTGTGATCAGAAACTCACTCCACAGGACATGACCCGTGGCTATCGTACAGAAGGTATTGCGATTGTGCTGGGCGGACTGTTCAACGCTTTTCCATATAATACATTTGCCCAGAATGTAGGTCTGGTCGAGCTGTCCCAGGTCAAAACGCGCAATGTGATCGTAATGGCTTCCGGTATTCTGGTGGTACTCGGTCTGGTGCCCAAGATTGCAGCACTGGCTACGGTCATCCCAGCGGCTGTGCTTGGTGGCGCTACCGTTGTACTGTTCGGTATGGTCGTCGCTTCCGGTATCCGTATGCTCACCGAAGTAAATTTTCAGGAGCAGCGCAATCTACTCATTGTCGCCTGCTCGATTTCGCTGGGCATCGGCGCTACGGTTGTGCCGGAGCTGTTCGCTGGTCTGCCTTCGGCGCTCCGCATTATTGTCAGCGATGGTACGATTACCGGCAGTCTGTCGGCGATACTGCTGAATCTGTTTTTACAGGCACCTTCCCGTCGTGGCCGTCAGGCAACTGCTGCAAAGACCATCGAACCGGTAGAGACAACCGTCATTCGGGAACAGATATCCGGCTAA
- a CDS encoding rhamnogalacturonan lyase: MRERQHSWAVKTLAVALGIALVLPTGGLSAADPVNVQGSSHSQRGVQLESLDRGLVAAKTGDGIFISWRLLGNEVSGYSKTGLIGTDFALYRNGKFVTVIKDSTNYLDRQGSVKDSYRVLPLSARGSGSNNSASLTTDATADQVSDDVYQQEALQQSSADQGGDAATYRAQTDEDSALLKQYAADYGISAASLSRPNKQKWSPPATVWNDTYYDLPLQKPADGVTPAGEAYTYSANDMSVGDVDGDGEYEYFVKWYPSNAKDVSQKGYTGNTYIDAYRLDGTLLYRIDLGVNIRSGAHYTQFLVYDFDGNGKAELMMKTAPGTKITRYGKRGNVVSEQYISLPKEDRQAGYSNSDDYRMSSADYYDHVVQMFQNWSEHPEVKNGHWPKTLEECFSIAPKYQYPLSLQDAKALTDYFMDVYAPARSTRNNLRDFEGFIVKGPEYMTVFEGRSGKEEDTVRYEPERTDDGLMWGDYAMARIEPGNRVDRFLATVAYVNGKTPSAVFARGYYTRAALVSYNWDGKKIGKDWTADSGWAIMSNPFNDGPHGRDGTDPDLGPLAGQGAHSLTAADVDGDGKDEIVYGSGTVDNDGSLLYSSTDVMPAGSAIPGQIAKLGHGDALHVSDLDPSHPGMEIYMVHEGGTYAPYGYAMRDAATGKVLFGAYTGKDTGRGMVGDIDPTRPGLEAWATDLRTASGELIGRSAPGTNMNIKWSADMTTQVVDGALEVTPSIQNWQKGPVLVANGTLTNNGTKGNPSLVADIFGDWREELLLRTADSSAIRIYLSTEVTNHKLYTLMHDTQYRTGIARQNTAYNQPSYTSFYLASDMDWSRVPQPNFYTPGRK, encoded by the coding sequence ATGAGAGAACGGCAGCATTCATGGGCAGTGAAGACACTGGCAGTAGCACTTGGTATTGCACTGGTGCTTCCGACGGGTGGATTATCCGCCGCCGATCCGGTGAACGTGCAGGGTAGCAGTCATTCGCAGCGAGGAGTGCAACTGGAGAGTCTGGATCGTGGATTAGTCGCAGCCAAGACCGGCGATGGCATATTTATCAGCTGGCGTCTGCTCGGCAATGAAGTCAGTGGTTATTCCAAAACAGGACTGATCGGTACGGATTTTGCTTTGTATCGCAACGGCAAGTTCGTCACCGTTATAAAAGACAGTACCAATTATCTGGATCGCCAGGGTTCTGTCAAAGATAGCTATCGTGTGCTGCCTCTGTCTGCACGGGGTTCCGGCAGTAATAACAGTGCTTCGCTGACAACAGACGCTACCGCAGATCAGGTAAGTGATGATGTCTACCAGCAAGAAGCTTTGCAGCAGTCAAGTGCAGATCAGGGCGGAGATGCGGCTACATATCGTGCACAGACCGATGAAGACTCTGCCCTGCTGAAGCAGTATGCTGCCGACTATGGCATCAGTGCTGCGAGTCTGAGCCGACCGAATAAGCAAAAGTGGAGCCCACCGGCAACAGTATGGAATGATACCTATTATGATCTGCCTCTGCAGAAGCCGGCGGATGGCGTGACTCCGGCAGGCGAAGCTTACACGTATTCAGCCAACGATATGAGTGTGGGTGATGTAGATGGTGACGGAGAGTATGAATACTTCGTCAAATGGTATCCGTCCAATGCCAAGGATGTTTCCCAAAAAGGATACACCGGCAATACGTACATTGATGCGTACCGACTCGATGGAACCCTGCTCTACCGGATAGATCTGGGCGTAAATATCCGCTCGGGAGCACATTACACCCAGTTCCTTGTATATGACTTTGACGGAAATGGCAAAGCCGAGCTGATGATGAAGACTGCTCCTGGAACCAAGATCACCCGTTATGGCAAGCGCGGCAATGTCGTCTCCGAGCAGTACATTTCCCTTCCCAAGGAAGATCGTCAAGCCGGATACTCCAATAGTGATGACTACCGGATGAGCAGTGCGGATTATTATGATCATGTGGTGCAGATGTTCCAGAACTGGAGCGAGCATCCCGAAGTGAAGAATGGTCATTGGCCGAAGACACTGGAAGAATGCTTTAGTATCGCACCCAAGTATCAGTATCCATTGTCCCTCCAAGATGCCAAAGCGCTAACCGATTACTTTATGGATGTCTATGCTCCTGCCCGCAGTACGCGGAATAATCTGCGTGATTTTGAAGGCTTTATCGTGAAGGGTCCGGAATACATGACCGTATTCGAAGGACGCAGCGGCAAGGAAGAAGATACGGTTCGTTACGAACCGGAGCGCACAGATGATGGACTGATGTGGGGCGATTATGCGATGGCCCGGATTGAGCCGGGCAACCGGGTAGACCGTTTCCTCGCGACCGTTGCTTATGTGAACGGCAAGACCCCGTCTGCTGTATTTGCACGCGGTTATTATACCCGTGCAGCACTTGTCTCTTATAACTGGGATGGCAAGAAAATTGGCAAGGACTGGACAGCCGATAGCGGCTGGGCAATTATGAGCAACCCGTTCAATGATGGACCGCATGGTCGTGACGGTACCGATCCGGATCTGGGACCGCTGGCTGGACAGGGTGCTCACTCGTTGACCGCAGCGGACGTGGATGGTGACGGCAAAGATGAGATCGTTTATGGCTCCGGCACGGTAGACAATGATGGCAGCCTGCTGTACAGCTCGACAGACGTGATGCCGGCAGGCAGTGCCATACCTGGACAGATCGCCAAGCTGGGTCATGGCGATGCACTGCATGTCTCCGATCTGGACCCCTCGCATCCGGGCATGGAGATCTATATGGTTCATGAAGGCGGAACGTATGCACCATATGGTTATGCAATGCGTGATGCAGCGACCGGCAAAGTACTGTTCGGCGCTTATACCGGCAAGGATACCGGTCGCGGCATGGTCGGCGATATCGATCCAACCCGCCCGGGTCTCGAAGCATGGGCGACCGATCTGCGTACAGCCAGTGGTGAGCTGATTGGCCGCAGCGCACCGGGTACGAATATGAATATCAAATGGAGCGCCGATATGACGACCCAGGTCGTAGACGGTGCACTGGAAGTAACGCCAAGTATCCAGAACTGGCAAAAGGGACCGGTACTCGTAGCTAATGGTACACTGACGAATAACGGTACCAAAGGCAATCCGTCGCTGGTCGCGGACATTTTCGGAGACTGGCGTGAAGAACTGCTACTGCGCACAGCAGACAGCTCGGCGATCCGCATCTATCTCAGTACAGAAGTGACCAACCACAAGCTGTACACCCTGATGCATGATACCCAGTACCGTACGGGAATCGCACGTCAGAACACGGCGTATAATCAGCCGAGCTATACGAGCTTCTATCTGGCTTCCGATATGGACTGGTCGCGGGTACCTCAGCCGAACTTTTATACACCGGGTCGTAAATAA
- a CDS encoding glycoside hydrolase family 64 protein, whose translation MKNSVFKYVLLAVLIMVCGLSPLSTSSVSAAAPSVGSIPASSIPAPSGKGVMTFKVMNATNGAYPDNRVYWGILGINPETKQWSYLTSTGQLQPISAALNDAPGHLTKNGVNYANIYSTISQAEWVSLPKMDSGRMFICVGSPCYIKTFNDGFAGPDINNPTDPNLDVYFDFVEFTVDNTGYHGNTTRVDGFGFPLQHRLVNRAGNYDRTVGELESETRASIFSKYRSEVPAAFKGLADVQAPYRIVAPIHGSFKAGGANANYFGSYGGGYNTQEILLCNGRLQESPGICSAINRHVYENQANWNNVSAYYQAAPANYYAKFWHDHSIGRLAYGFAYDDYNQQAAYLEVGDPKGLIVRVGW comes from the coding sequence ATGAAGAATTCAGTCTTCAAGTATGTATTGCTCGCTGTTCTAATTATGGTGTGCGGGTTATCGCCCCTGTCCACATCCTCTGTCTCTGCTGCTGCACCTTCGGTCGGTTCCATACCGGCTTCCTCTATCCCTGCGCCTTCCGGCAAGGGCGTGATGACGTTCAAAGTTATGAATGCCACCAATGGAGCCTATCCGGATAATCGCGTCTACTGGGGCATCCTGGGCATTAATCCGGAGACCAAGCAGTGGAGTTACCTGACCAGCACGGGTCAGCTACAGCCGATCTCCGCAGCACTGAATGATGCTCCAGGGCATCTGACCAAGAACGGCGTGAATTATGCCAATATCTACAGCACGATCAGCCAAGCCGAATGGGTAAGCTTGCCGAAGATGGATTCCGGACGCATGTTTATCTGTGTGGGCTCGCCATGCTACATCAAAACGTTCAATGATGGATTCGCCGGACCGGATATCAATAATCCGACCGATCCGAATCTGGATGTTTATTTTGACTTTGTGGAATTTACAGTAGATAACACCGGTTACCATGGCAATACGACCCGTGTTGATGGATTCGGATTCCCGCTGCAGCATCGTCTGGTCAACCGTGCCGGCAATTATGACCGTACGGTGGGTGAACTGGAGTCCGAGACACGGGCGAGTATATTTAGCAAATATCGCAGTGAAGTACCTGCAGCTTTCAAAGGATTGGCTGATGTGCAGGCACCCTACCGAATCGTAGCACCGATCCATGGCTCGTTCAAAGCTGGCGGTGCAAATGCCAATTACTTTGGCAGCTATGGCGGCGGCTATAACACGCAGGAGATTCTGCTATGCAACGGCAGACTGCAGGAATCGCCGGGTATCTGTTCTGCAATCAACCGTCATGTATATGAGAATCAGGCAAATTGGAATAATGTATCTGCCTATTACCAGGCTGCACCTGCCAACTATTATGCCAAGTTCTGGCATGATCACAGTATCGGCCGTCTTGCCTATGGATTCGCCTATGATGATTATAATCAACAGGCTGCCTACCTCGAAGTAGGTGATCCGAAAGGATTGATTGTACGGGTAGGCTGGTAA
- the nrdI gene encoding class Ib ribonucleoside-diphosphate reductase assembly flavoprotein NrdI: MLIAYDSKTGNVKRFIGKLKNASVQAVQIEEALQLNEPFVLVTYTTGFGQVPEKVTHFLEKNHGRLLGVAASGNRNWGENFGKSADLISERYGVPVVYKFELSGTTGDAQRFVQEVEKIAAY, from the coding sequence ATGCTGATTGCATATGATTCCAAGACAGGCAATGTCAAACGGTTTATCGGAAAATTGAAAAATGCATCGGTGCAGGCCGTACAGATTGAAGAGGCGCTGCAGCTGAATGAACCATTCGTATTAGTCACCTACACAACCGGCTTCGGTCAGGTTCCTGAGAAGGTGACTCATTTTCTGGAAAAAAACCATGGCCGTCTGCTTGGCGTAGCAGCCAGCGGCAACCGTAACTGGGGCGAGAACTTCGGCAAGAGTGCAGATTTGATATCGGAGCGCTATGGCGTTCCGGTCGTATATAAATTTGAACTATCCGGCACTACAGGAGACGCACAACGATTCGTACAGGAGGTAGAGAAAATTGCGGCATATTGA